In Bacteroidota bacterium, the following proteins share a genomic window:
- a CDS encoding AMP-binding protein, translating into MLLHHQFVRIAKQYESKIAIVDRTTNTRLTYGKALIASLILSEKLKKYDEGFIGIMIPTSAGCALSVLGALMNGRTPVMINYSTGAAANAEYAQKKCEFKTIITSKALLEKINCRKVEGMVFIEDIMSSVTMFDKIKAALKSKLPAQNIINKIYAGNEDDTLFILFTSGSEKEPKAVQLTHRNIASNIDSLEKVYGLAASDTFLANLPYFHIFGQTANLWAPLYFGMTMVTYANPLDFKVICTIAREEKVTLMVGTPTFFHGYLNKSEKGDFASVRIMITGADKCPESLRQGFMEKHGMVLLEAYGATETSPAITVNTHSNNRPGSVGKVIPGVQVRMENYETGEECKVNEIGKILVKGDNVMKGYFDDFEQTSLSIRHGWYDTGDMGYMDEDGYLWHVGRLKRFMKIGGEMVSLIKVEDVLERFLDRDVECCVVEVPDHLRGAKIVAAVTQQIDEKAVLRKMSDHLPNIALPKQFVVISDLPKMGSGKIDFRKITDIVRDMVQSR; encoded by the coding sequence ATGCTCCTTCATCATCAATTTGTCCGTATCGCAAAGCAGTACGAAAGCAAGATTGCGATCGTCGACCGGACGACCAATACCCGGCTCACGTACGGAAAAGCGCTTATCGCTTCCCTCATCCTCTCGGAGAAACTCAAGAAGTACGATGAAGGGTTCATCGGCATCATGATCCCGACCTCCGCGGGATGTGCGTTGTCCGTCCTCGGGGCGCTGATGAACGGACGGACGCCGGTGATGATCAATTATTCCACCGGGGCTGCGGCCAACGCGGAGTACGCGCAGAAAAAATGCGAATTCAAGACGATCATCACGTCGAAGGCGCTGCTCGAAAAAATCAACTGCCGCAAAGTCGAGGGGATGGTGTTCATTGAGGACATCATGTCCAGCGTGACGATGTTCGACAAGATCAAAGCCGCGCTGAAGTCGAAGCTCCCTGCGCAAAATATCATCAATAAAATATATGCGGGGAACGAAGACGACACGCTGTTCATCCTTTTTACAAGCGGCAGCGAGAAAGAACCGAAGGCTGTCCAGCTGACACATCGCAACATCGCCTCCAACATCGACAGTCTCGAAAAGGTCTATGGGCTGGCCGCGAGCGATACCTTCCTCGCGAACCTCCCTTATTTCCATATCTTCGGGCAGACCGCGAACCTCTGGGCGCCTCTCTATTTCGGCATGACCATGGTGACGTACGCAAATCCTCTCGATTTCAAAGTGATCTGTACCATCGCCCGTGAAGAGAAGGTCACGCTGATGGTCGGAACGCCGACGTTCTTCCACGGCTATCTGAATAAGTCCGAAAAAGGGGATTTCGCATCTGTGAGGATCATGATCACCGGCGCCGACAAATGTCCGGAATCGCTCCGCCAGGGCTTCATGGAGAAGCACGGCATGGTGCTGCTCGAGGCCTACGGCGCCACTGAAACGAGCCCGGCGATCACGGTCAATACGCACAGCAACAACAGGCCCGGGAGCGTAGGGAAAGTGATTCCGGGAGTGCAGGTGCGGATGGAAAACTACGAGACGGGGGAAGAGTGCAAAGTGAACGAGATCGGAAAGATTCTGGTCAAGGGGGACAACGTGATGAAGGGATATTTTGACGATTTCGAGCAGACTTCGCTGAGCATCCGTCACGGATGGTACGACACCGGCGACATGGGATACATGGACGAGGACGGATATTTGTGGCATGTCGGGAGGCTGAAACGCTTCATGAAGATCGGCGGAGAAATGGTATCGCTTATCAAGGTCGAAGATGTCCTTGAACGATTCCTCGACCGGGACGTAGAATGCTGCGTCGTCGAAGTTCCGGACCATTTGCGCGGCGCAAAGATCGTCGCGGCCGTCACCCAGCAGATCGACGAAAAAGCCGTCCTCAGAAAAATGTCGGATCATCTGCCGAACATCGCGCTGCCGAAACAGTTCGTCGTCATCAGCGATCTGCCTAAAATGGGGAGCGGGAAGATCGACTTCAGGAAAATCACCGACATCGTGCGGGACATGGTCCAGTCGCGCTGA